From the Perca fluviatilis chromosome 11, GENO_Pfluv_1.0, whole genome shotgun sequence genome, the window ATCTTTTCACAAGGATTATATTAGTTAATATGACTGTTCTTTGGATTAGAATCTGCTTTATTGTTATTGCACACAGATTTCATTGTTTGCAGTTCTTCACTGTGgtgtttgtagctacacaggggGATTCTTGAGTTGTCTTATTTGTCAGTGACTCCTGCCTTATGGATTTTCCAGATGACATTACAGATGTTAAGTTCTGACCAGTCAGAGGATCTCAGAGGTGTTAAAACACGCTTGAACAGCCTCCTGGCATCTAGCTCAAAACAGGTGTGACTTTTTTAATTATGGGTATTAAATGTTATCTGTTTAAGAAGCGTTCTGCGTATTTTAGGTGTgtatattttaatttacagGTGCATCCGGGTAATGAAGATCTTGAAGCCAACTTTGTCAGGCTTGTTCAAAGACTCCTGGAGGACCCAAAAGGGAGAGAGCACTTCCTCAAGGTGTGTCTGCTTTCGCCTCATTGTCAGTTTTGACATGAAAAGGAgcagtttgtttcatttgtcAAATGATGCAATAACATGAGCTTCTACATTCATGCTTTGGGTTGAAAAATGTCACTTCACAGAATGTGTTTCCTGTGGAGTATGGGCCTGACTTTGATACGGCTCTGGAGACACTGATTTGTGAGTTATTTACCAAACTGGAAGAGTTGCTGCTTATACCAGACTTTAAGCAGGTAGAGAAAACAACATGTGCCATAAAAAATGACAATTTACAAAGCATTTCCTGAGATTGGTTGTCTGGTTCCAGTCCATCAAAATAatactttttgtttgtttgataaagACCGCAGTGTGGATCAGTGATACGCCCTCTGTGCTAGAAGAGTACATGCAGTGTGTATCCAAAGCAGATGACCTCAAAGTACTGCTCAGAAGCAAGGCCCACTGTGGTAAAACGACCAAGATGGATACCTGTTGTAAGTCAGTCTGCCTGGCATACCAGCCAGGTtttattatgttcattttgGTGCTGAAACCATCTGTCAATGAACTGGTGATCAATTCATCAGTGATTTCTCAAGCATAAATGACAAACATTTTCTGGTTCCAGCTCGTCAAATCAGAAAAAATAACCAAATGTGATTGACATTGTTTACTATTTGCTGACATTTATAGACTAAATTGTTTATCAGTAAATTgaaaaatcaacagattaattggtaatgaaacattttttGTAGGagtaatcactttttttcttctttttttaaaatcgtTTTAAACAGTGCCCTCTATCTCAGAGCAGCGGCTCTTCTCATCATTATCTCTCCCTCCTTCACTGCGAGAGGCCAACACCAAAGATGtagactctcacacacaaacatttcaaaaccaaAGAGAATCTGAGGGGATTTCTCCTCAGGACGCAGAAGACATGGCGATACAGGATGTGAGATGGAAATCTGAGGAGGAAACAAACATTCTGGACAGCAGCAATGCACAACAAACAACAGGAGGGAAATGCAGCGACAGCATTCCTGATGTTGTGGAGGAGTATGATGACGGAGGTTCAGGCACCTGCTGGGTTCCCTCTACATCTACTGAGAGTCCTGTATTGTCCAGCTCTAAGATTGGCCCTCCAAAGCAGAGAGTTGCACACAAATGCTCTCAGTGTGGAAAGTGCTTCATTTACCGCTATAAACTCCTGGAGCATCAGAGGCTTCACACCGGAGAAAACCCTTTCAAGTGCTCTCAATGCGGAAAGGCTTTTAGAAGGACCTCTGACATGTCAACTCACAGGCGGTTACAGTGCGCAAAAGCAGCTTATATTTGCATCAAATGTGGGAATAGCTTCCAATCAATACAGGACAAATTAGGACACCGGTGTGGTCATAGTGTCCAGAAGTTTGACTGTTCTCAGTGCGGAAAAAGCTTTAAGAAAATGCACTTGCTGAGTAGGCATGAGCTGACTCACACCCAGAACCGTAACTTCACGTGCAGACAGTGTGGGAAAGTGTACTCCAGTATGAGAGAGCTGAAATCCCACCAGAAGATTCATCCTCCGGAGCTGTCCAATCAGTGCATGCAGTGTGGGAAGTTTTTCAGCTCTGTTGCTGGTTTGACAGCCCATGAGCTGCGCCACAGgcaacagagaacacagatctGCGTGCGTTGTGACAAAGCTTTTAAGAACAAACATGACCTAAATCTGCACATGCGCAGTCACACAGGCGAGAGGCCATTTCAGTGCACATACTGTGGGAAATGTTTCTCTGTGTCAGGAAACCTGAACGTACACATAAGGACccacactggagagaaaccGTATTTGTGCTCTGACTGCGGCAAGGGTTTTGTTTCAGCCGGCGAGCTGCAGATACATAGACGCACTCACACGGGGGAAAAACCTTACAAGTGCACTGTATGTGAGAAGGGATTCACCATGGCAAGCAAATTGACAATTCATATGCGTGTTCACACCGGAGAGCGCCCTTACATCTGTCCTGAATGTGGGAAAGGTTTTTCACGTGGTGGCGAAATGAAAAAACATACCATGAAACATACGGGGGTGCGACCCTACGCTTGTCATTTGTGTGCAAAGACTTACACATGCCACAATCACCTGAGGAGACACTTGAAAACTCACAGTGTAGTGAAAAACCAGGCTGTCTAATTCCATTGATTACCATTGTCATTTTATCAAACTGATGTAGCGATGCAACTAGCCTGTACTGATTGCGGTGTTGACAGCATGCACTTTGTAATACACTCACCCTCTCTTGTAAGGACGTTGTTGCAAAAGTTCTTGTTTTTACTGACTGATCCCTCATTCTGCGTTGTCGGATCTGTTCTCATCGTACCCTGTACAATGACATTTAAGTGTATTACTTTTGTTCTCTGAAGCCCTAAAACATATGAGTCTGtaagaaaacacacaacaaaccaTAAATTGCCCAACGCATTTGCTCCTAACAGCAGAATTTGTTACATTACACGTCATTTAGCTGACCCTTTTTTTCCAATGTGAcgtacaattgctatatatgtcagaggttgcacccctctggagcaactagggggttaagtgtcttgctcatggacacattggttgatgtatggtagtgggaattgaacccagatctcctaCACCAAAGGtatcatatccactgcgccatcaccaccattTGTCCAACATTCATGAAACATCCTGCAGTGATCTTGCAGAAATCCATATCATATGTTTGTGATCTTTGATCTTTAatcatattataataataataataataataaattagacAACCCAAAGTAATACACTAAGAAATAAAGCTCCTGTTATCCTGGGGTTTTTCTAGATTGTATTCCAAACAGAAATTATAATTGTTTCAGTGACAtcttattatatttttaaatataggttttactatatatatatatatatatatgtatatgtatgtatgtatatatatatatatatatatatatatatatatatatatatatatatatatatttttttttttttttttttttttttttttttttttgtgtgtgtggggggggggtatgtgtgtgtgtctgtgtgtgtatatttatatgtgtgtgtatgtatgtattcaaACCCCATCACCTTACAAGTATATGATTTTGAGACATTACAAATACGAGGGCTATAAGAAAACAAAGTTTATTAAGTTTAAACATTACTTTAAAGATTTAGTTATTTGATAGTCCGGAGAGGCGGTGCATCTCATTTTGACAGCAGAGTGAATTGAAATCGCCTTATCCGGGCTTCCCCGTAAAGCAAAACAAGCCTCGCTGTTACTTACTGACACTGAGTGGGCCAACGCTCCCCAGAATGAACAACGTGTTTCAGGAAGAAGTTGGCGCCTCAAGCCCCGTATGCGGTTAGCTAGCACGCTAACCGAAAGTATAAAAGATAGTCCAGTGAAATGATTTTTCTTTCTATCGTTATTAAAGAATTCCAAAATGAACGACGCGGGTATGTATTAGCTTGTGAAGCTCGGCAAAACTGTATATGTATTGCTAATGCGGCTAGCCAAATAGCTAAAGCTAATGATTAGCCGAGGCTCTATAGGCCTCGACTAATCACTGGAACAAGAATTGTTTTTACCAATAATGAAGCCGGTTATACCAGGCAACATCAGCGGCCTTGTGGCTAGTCTggtaatgttaacgttagctagctaacgctttGCCTTGGTCACAAAATGCAACGATGTATCGTGTTTAAATACGTTTTCTACGGTCTCGgttttgtgttatattatgTATAAAACGCAACCGAACTGTTGGGTTTTTGTGACTgctagctagttaacgttagcaaGATCCAGCTAAATTTGAAATTGAGTGACTAACGTTATGCTAACAGCTGTTGCGAACGTGAAGTCTTCATGTTATGGCTAACGATACTCACTATAACGTTATGTCCTTTGCCATTTCTCGCCGTGTGGGCTGTAACGTTATTGTAAAAGCGCCCCGTGTGTTTATTTTAGCATTTAAGGACTAACTTTACAACGTTGCACATGCAATGAGTGGATGGAGCTAACGTTATACAGTGCTGTAACGTTATTTCCCACTAGCTTGTGCATCAAGGAATGGATACTGTTGCTGCACGGACTTTAACTGAGATGCTTTACAAATTAGGAAATGCATTCCAGTCTACAATTAGCACTGGAGTCTATTCCCCTTTCTCCTTAAAATAAGTACCTAGATACTTATACATACCAAAATATAACCTAGTGTGAATTATTTGCACATAACATTAAATCCAAGATTGCATCTTCTTCATAGTCCTAACACATTTAACATTAGAAGTGACCTCTGGGCATATGTGACCCAATCTATTTTTTCTTTGAAGAATTCAGTGTCCCTCTGTCCTCGCTGGCACTCCTGGTCCCACCACTTCGGCTGATGTCAGCAGTGATGTGGGAAGTGGTACGCCAGCGGAACATAAAGCACTATGGGAAACTGGAGGAGTTTGTGTCTATGGTAACAGATGCAGTTCCTGAACTGATGAGTAAAAGAGAAGGGAGACTGCTCTCACTGGGCCTGAGAGCAAGGGTAAGTGTTTCGAAATGGATCCATCATGTATATAATAAGAACTATGCGATAAGAGACTCAACAAAAGGGtatcatggaaacattaaaatgaataaaatttcCCCCAGACAACTCTTGAGCTGTTGCGCTCTGAACACCCTGAAGATCTCAAGGCCGTTGAGAGCCACCTCAACCGAATACGATCTTCTTGCATTGAGGAGGTGAGTGTTTTTATTGATAGGTTGTAGAACTGAAAACATCAGTCAATTAATCCGTTAATTGAGCAGCTAaaactattttgatatttgattaATTGCTTGACTAaattttaaagcaaaaatgcaAAGACATTGACTGGTTCCAACCTCTCAAATATCAGTGTTCTCAGTCTTATATGATAGTAAATTGGATATAATTGAGTTTTTGATTGGGACGAAAGGGGCATTCTGTGAGAAATCGATCACTTTCTGAACCTCTCCCCTTTCAATTTGAACAAATGTTTTCCAACATGAGAGAGTATTAGAACGTGGTTTGATTAACCAGAACGACCAACCATTCAGGAGACAGACCCTCAAAGGTGACCCATCAAAAGACACATTTATCTTcttcaaaaataaacatactgTCATACGTAACTGTTTTCTAATCATTGGAAAGCCTTAGGTCCTTCTAACAGAAATCCTTAACGTTGCCTTTGATATTTTGTTTTACCTTAAATATTACTTCAGTTTTCCCATTTGTTTATCATCACGTGACTGGAAAATggcaaattaaaattaaattacattataaggATGCTTAAGTCAATAAAAATCTTGTAGTGTGAAAAATGTGCTCACATCAGTGGAACCATACTCAGCAACAGCCAGAACGTACTGTTTAAGTCCAATAGAGATGAGCAAAGCATCCTCAGCCCTTGACGTGtggctttaaaataaaaagtaaaatttgcTGACTAGGGcttttttgtaatgtaatttcattttaattctGTTTTCCAGTCATGTGATGATGTGACAAATGGAAAAACTAAAGTAATATTTGAGGTGAAACAGAAAATCAAAGGTGACATTAAGGAATCATGTGTTAAACTGACCTGCCCACTAGGGTtacacgatattgacaaaattttatatgaaaaaaaaaaaaaaaaaaaattttaatatatgtaaaattacatcaaaatagattcataacaaatacaacacaaggtttaataaagagaacaggacacaacttttctttcgcttctctgattcgttcagttttgttgtctctatttcaTCACTTACATATGTCACTCtctcgaaatatgcacacacgtggtacgctacatagggtttgtcacgtagtggacccgtgcgctgacgtgcacgTGGCACAGTAactgaccaatgaaatgataatCATTATAGtgtttcaagcgggctctaaatctaacacaactaagccacatagcaaacggacgggacgcagcgctcaacaaaatattgcatacttacttaaaatatttttaaaaaatctgaGTTTTTGCAAATTAAGgtttagagaaaaaaataaactaatttgcatatttatctatttatttattttggaccAAAAGTATTGAAATTGTGGTTACCATTTTCGTTAGCTTTCCAATGATCAGACTACACTGTAGTATAATTTTAAAGAAGATAGCTGTGTCTTTGAGGATCCCTTTCTCCTGAATCATTCCGGTTTCTGGTTAGGATGTAGGAAAAAAACTCATTCAAAATGAAAGGGGGGAGGTCAAAAAGTGATCGATTTCTGAAGGTATGctccaaaacaaacaatttgaagacatcgtcccgggctctgggaaattatgtatgtttttcattgactttttattgacaAAACCCTTTTAATTaaacaagaaaataatcaacagatcaGTGATGCAAATAATTTTCACCCTAATTGGTTGGTTTATATTTTCTTCACATTTAATTTGCCTCTAATCATCTGACTgtgctgttttgttttctaaCCCAGACCAATGATCCTGTCATTGAGGCACCAGAGGCGAACTTTATGAAGCTGGTGCAAGGCCTCATTGAAGACACTGATGGTAGAGAACACTTCCTCAAggtaaaattaaattaaatgtatatgGTCCCCCAAATAACTTGATCTGCCAAAACTCAAATCGTATTGAGTCTATTTCTTTATCACAGATTAACCGAACAAAATGTGAGAAATTAAATGGATGTTTATTTGCTGAAGGTGTCTGGTTGTTGTTGATCTTTCTTCCATCTGACAGAATGTGTTTCCAGTGGAGTATGGCCCTGACTTTGACACAGCACTGGAAACTCTGGTTTGTGAATTCTTCACCAGACTGGAGGAGCTGCTGCCAATACCAGATTTCAAACAGGTGCAAAGAGGATTTCTGAAAGATTAGAAAATTCAGTCAATAAATAAAGAGACCTTTTTAACGTGAAATTCAAAAtgtctcttctttttttgtgcctCTCCTGTATAGACTGCATCCTGGATCAGTGCTGCCCCCTCTGTCCTAGAGGAGTACATGCAGTGTGTCTCAAATGGAGAGGACCTCAGATTTCTTCTCCAAAGCAAACAGTGCCACGGGAAATTGGCTAAGAGTAGTGTTGGTATGGGCACAACTTTTTCACTCTTGCTATGTACTAGTCATCATATAGTGTATTAGTGGAagaagagggaggctgtgtatTAACACTTTTTCTCCTCACATTTTCCCTGCAGCTCCGTTTCAGTCAGATGATCTTCTcattccctctctgtctcttcctccatCGCTGGAAGTGGCCATCGCTTCCCACCCGAGTGCTTGTGACGACGAAAATAACGACGTTCCTCAGATTGTCATGTTCGATGAAGAACTGTCTACAAACCCTTCCACCTCAACTGACTTTCCTGAATCGCCAAAAAGGACAGATATCTCATCATCTCCTCGCAGGAGACAGCAGTCAGGGATGCATAAATGCCCCGAGTGTGACAAATGCTTCAAGCATCACTCTGTCCTCATCGAACATCAGAGAGTCCACAGTGGGCTACAGCCGTACAACTGCTCCGAGTGTGGGAGGGCTTTCAGGACAGCCACTCTGCTGGCCGGCCACAGGCTACGGAAATGCAAAAATGCTGCATATCTGTGCATTAAATGCGGGAACAGTTTTCCAACCTCACTAGACAAATTCAGACACCACTGCCCAAAACGGGGCCGTAACTACGACTGTGCGCACTGCGGAAAGAGTTTTCAAAAGTCTAACAGCTTAAAAGAACACCTGCTAACTCATGTCCAAAGCCGCCTCTTCAAGTGCAGCCATTGTGGGGTAGGTTTTTCAGGAATTGGTGACTTAAAGTATCATCAGCAGGTAGATCATGACAAACCTTATCAGTGTAAGCAGTGTGGAAAGAGCTTTATCTCCTCCAAGTGTCTGACCAAACATCAACAACGCCACGAAGAGGTTGGCGAGATGGAGCCCGCCAAATTAATGAGTGGAGGTAAACATAGGAAGAGTGGCTCCGCTTATCGGACTTCCTCGGCATCTATGTCCTCCAGGAAAACGTCTGTCAAAGCGGTCTACCCACGAGGACGAGTCACGCATAATTGTCCACTGTGTGGAAGGAGCTTTAAGTATCGTTTTGAATTCCTCGAGCACCAGAGGTTCCACACTGCAGTGAAGCCTTACAAATGCTCTCAGTGTGGTAAAGCCTTCCGCACAGAAGCTCACCTCTCCAGGCACAGGAAGAGAAAGTGTAAAAATGCTTCCCACATTTGCACCAAGTGTGGGTGTCAGTTCAGGTCTCTGCACGAGCGGGTCAGGCATCAGTGTGTCCAGCTCCTGACAAAATACGAGTGTTCTCATTGTGGAAAGACCTTCAAGATGGCCCACCTGCTGAGGAACCATCAGCTGAGTGAACACCAGCTTCCCTACAGCCCCAACCATCGCTTCAGGTGCAGGTACTGTGATGAGACTTTCCCAGGCATCAGCGAGCTTAAGTACCATCAGGGAGTTGACCACGAGAAACCCTATCAGTGTCAGGAGTGTGGCAAGTGCTTCCTGTCCGAGAAATGCCTGGCCAACCACGAGCTGCGCCACAGCGACGACCGACCAGAGAGCTGTCTCGTGTGCGGCCGCGGCTTCAGAAACCGCTACGACTTGAAGCAGCACATGCGCACTCACACAGGAGAGCGACCTTACCAGTGCACTCACTGTTCCCAGTGTTTCTCCACAGCAGGAGGACTGAGGAGCCACACCAGGGTTCACACCGGCGAGAAGCCGCACGTTTGCCCAGATTGTGGTAAGGCTTTCTCCCAGATGGGTGCAATGCGCACCCACAGGCTCACCCACACAGGAGAAAGGCCATTCAAGTGCACCGTGTGTGGCAAAGGTTTCACAATGGCACACAAGGTGACGGTTCACATGCGTGTGCACACAGGAGAGCGGCCGTATGTGTGCTCTCAGTGTGGGAAAGCCTTCTCAGATGGCAGTGTGCTGAAGCAGCACATGCTGAACCACTCAGGGGTGAGACCATACCACTGCCAGATCTGTCCCAAGACCTACACCTGTCTGAACCACCTGAGGAGGCACCTGAAAAGCCACTCAAACATGAACTGAGTCTGTCTTGAAGGCAAACGAGcagaacattttacacacataGTGACACACTGCATTTGAAGGTAACGCTACTACAGTTGCGATGGACCAACTACACCAAGCAATACATGAAGGAATATAGAATGATGCTGTACAGTTGCTGTGGAAATTGAGGTGAAAAGTTTCCTCTTTACTGTGAAGTAAATGTAGTCGCATTAGCCAATTGTCAAGGACTGTGtgaacatttaaaggaatagtttgacattttgggaaatgcacttATTCGCTTTGTTGCTGATCATtcgatgagaagattgatacagTCTTAATGTTTCTGTCCATTATTAAGCTGGAACCAGGAGActcttagcttagtttagcacaaAGATTAAAGTGAGGGGGAAACGGGTAGCCTGGCTCTGTTAAAAGGTATGTGAAATGTGCCTGGCACTTATTAAACCAGTTAGTTGTACagataaaaacaagaaaaaaacaagatataacatgcTAATTATTGGGCTTTGTTAGCTGTAGTTTCATGTTGAATGGAAAGATATGAGAGtaatatcaatcttctcatctaactcagcaaggatgtaaatatttacaaaatgccAAACCCTTTCTTTAACATCTGCACAAGCTCGTTCTTTCCCCTCATTCCTCACAAGGCTTTTCCTTGAGCTTTTTTATTCTTGCATCAGTTTCTTATGCATGAATATGTTTGGATGCTATTCTGGATATTATTTgggtgagatactgtatgttcagAAGCTGTAATATTGGTGAAATTCTATTTTTTGGAAAGGCCTCAGTAATAGAAATGAAAATGTTGGCTCTCTGTAAATATGCTGAAAGACAAATATTTTGAGAGtgcaaaagttaaaatgacGCCATTATTTCAACATGACATAACTTTATTCATGTAGGCCTTTTATATCCCTCACTATGGTTTGCAAAGTTTGTGAatttcaaattaaattacattgGTTATACCTTTTTGgcatgttgatttatttaaaaacatttgtttgaGCTCTTAGAAAAAGTGTGTACAGTATTAGAAGTTACATTTTATCATAACAAAAGGTTTCACTAGATGGCAGTAGGTGACCAGTAACCATTCCCCCCTTGCTCTTCATGCATTTCCAGGCAGTGGTGGCCATTGGTGACCATAGGTATTGAAATTAGAAAATGGAATTAATCAAGTATTCTCTGCTTTGCAACCGACTGAATCTGACAGTTTCAGAGATATCTTAGCTGAGTAGAGATTGGTAAGGGACTAATGCAGCAGAAGTGATTCCGGCGCATTTCCTGTCATTACCTTCATTTGGCGTGGTTTGGAATCTTGATCAGCCTGCAATTTCCTGATGGTGTTGACTGGCGCCTAGCAGTATCTGAAGTGGTTCCAACCATAACAAAGTGAATTCCtcactttttgttgtttttgcatgGTGCCAACATAGCCCAGTTTAGCAAATGGTAAAGTTTGATCTGGACCATGGTTGTTCCCAGTATCTTGTTTGTTAACTTGGACCTCGGGCAGATAAAGTCTTATGTCATTTTGCAACAGCCACATTGTGTTAAATCTCTTCCATGTGTGCTGTACTGACTTTCATGTTTTCGCTGGAAGACCgaagctgttttgttttttaccctcATTTCTCCCCTTGTTCAAGGCTTGTGTTCCATCTCATCCATGCTCACTTATGCATAGTAGCTTTTGAATCATATTCCCTAaaacaaaccacaatctttgCCATTCACAGGGAGATCAACCCCAAAGATGAATGCGGGGGTGTGCTAAATGTTGCAAGATGTTaaaaaccacacaaaaaaaatgtcaggcTGGAGACACTGGTTGTACTCGGCACtattccttctttctctctgacTCAGAAATGCTACTCATCTTCTCCACTGAACATCGGGATCCTGTGGAAACTCGTGCTACATCCTGTCTGCCAAGAGACTGTGCCCAAGACATTATGCAGAACCTCTCAGCTTTAGGAAGTATGTGTGTTGTTTCTACATGTCATGGGGCTTTCTCTTGACCCTTTTGAGGACATACCCATGCATTTTCCTCAGGGTGAAAGATAATGATTCCCATATGAGATAATTCAGTGACCTCATTCCCACCTGCCAGTTTCAgggcgttaaaaaaaaaaaaagctgccttcCTTGAACAGAATTGCCCATGTAACTGTGAAAACTGTAAACACTAAAAAATGCTTGGCTAATGAATTTCTCAAGAAAGTAATGTTTTCTTGCTGAAGTCTGGTATTGAGACATCTCGAAATGCATGCTTCATATTGCATCAAtttatacacacacccacagctGCCAAAAAGCCCATAGATTTACTATGAGAGCTTGCTAATAAACACAGATCATTACCAGATGTCCCCCGCTcaccccctttctctctctctctctctctctctctctctctctcctcgtcTCGTCCCTCATTTTCAcccttctttcttttccttcacTCGTTCATTGCTTCTCCACACAACTTTTTCTTCTCCCTGGAACAGTGATCTCAGTGGAAAATTTGAGTCCAGGCCAAACCTTTCCTACAGTCCCACAGTCTGAACACACACGCGCGTATATATGTCCACAGCAACCGTGCAACATCCACCCACATCAACACCTTGCCAAATGAACACTACACGCCTACACAACTCTGGCTCCTTCCACGGTGGTGATCTGCACACCTGCAGCGCTAGATGGCACTGTGTCTCTTCCTGCTTCCGAGGAACCCCCTCCTATCACTTTTATGTTCAGGTCAGGTCTGGACGCCGAAGTGA encodes:
- the LOC120567922 gene encoding zinc finger protein ZFMSA12A-like isoform X2, producing the protein MEGPLPLSSLRLLVPPLRVMTAVMWKVVRLRNVMHYGNVEEFVSLVTEAIPDILTDRQMTLLTLGLRARMTLQMLSSDQSEDLRGVKTRLNSLLASSSKQVHPGNEDLEANFVRLVQRLLEDPKGREHFLKNVFPVEYGPDFDTALETLICELFTKLEELLLIPDFKQTAVWISDTPSVLEEYMQCVSKADDLKVLLRSKAHCGKTTKMDTCLPSISEQRLFSSLSLPPSLREANTKDVDSHTQTFQNQRESEGISPQDAEDMAIQDVRWKSEEETNILDSSNAQQTTGGKCSDSIPDVVEEYDDGGSGTCWVPSTSTESPVLSSSKIGPPKQRVAHKCSQCGKCFIYRYKLLEHQRLHTGENPFKCSQCGKAFRRTSDMSTHRRLQCAKAAYICIKCGNSFQSIQDKLGHRCGHSVQKFDCSQCGKSFKKMHLLSRHELTHTQNRNFTCRQCGKVYSSMRELKSHQKIHPPELSNQCMQCGKFFSSVAGLTAHELRHRQQRTQICVRCDKAFKNKHDLNLHMRSHTGERPFQCTYCGKCFSVSGNLNVHIRTHTGEKPYLCSDCGKGFVSAGELQIHRRTHTGEKPYKCTVCEKGFTMASKLTIHMRVHTGERPYICPECGKGFSRGGEMKKHTMKHTGVRPYACHLCAKTYTCHNHLRRHLKTHSVVKNQAV
- the LOC120567922 gene encoding zinc finger protein ZFMSA12A-like isoform X1, with translation MDIWSLESFVAQNRIMCRFCEGPLPLSSLRLLVPPLRVMTAVMWKVVRLRNVMHYGNVEEFVSLVTEAIPDILTDRQMTLLTLGLRARMTLQMLSSDQSEDLRGVKTRLNSLLASSSKQVHPGNEDLEANFVRLVQRLLEDPKGREHFLKNVFPVEYGPDFDTALETLICELFTKLEELLLIPDFKQTAVWISDTPSVLEEYMQCVSKADDLKVLLRSKAHCGKTTKMDTCLPSISEQRLFSSLSLPPSLREANTKDVDSHTQTFQNQRESEGISPQDAEDMAIQDVRWKSEEETNILDSSNAQQTTGGKCSDSIPDVVEEYDDGGSGTCWVPSTSTESPVLSSSKIGPPKQRVAHKCSQCGKCFIYRYKLLEHQRLHTGENPFKCSQCGKAFRRTSDMSTHRRLQCAKAAYICIKCGNSFQSIQDKLGHRCGHSVQKFDCSQCGKSFKKMHLLSRHELTHTQNRNFTCRQCGKVYSSMRELKSHQKIHPPELSNQCMQCGKFFSSVAGLTAHELRHRQQRTQICVRCDKAFKNKHDLNLHMRSHTGERPFQCTYCGKCFSVSGNLNVHIRTHTGEKPYLCSDCGKGFVSAGELQIHRRTHTGEKPYKCTVCEKGFTMASKLTIHMRVHTGERPYICPECGKGFSRGGEMKKHTMKHTGVRPYACHLCAKTYTCHNHLRRHLKTHSVVKNQAV
- the LOC120567921 gene encoding zinc finger protein 665-like; protein product: MNDAEFSVPLSSLALLVPPLRLMSAVMWEVVRQRNIKHYGKLEEFVSMVTDAVPELMSKREGRLLSLGLRARTTLELLRSEHPEDLKAVESHLNRIRSSCIEETNDPVIEAPEANFMKLVQGLIEDTDGREHFLKNVFPVEYGPDFDTALETLVCEFFTRLEELLPIPDFKQTASWISAAPSVLEEYMQCVSNGEDLRFLLQSKQCHGKLAKSSVAPFQSDDLLIPSLSLPPSLEVAIASHPSACDDENNDVPQIVMFDEELSTNPSTSTDFPESPKRTDISSSPRRRQQSGMHKCPECDKCFKHHSVLIEHQRVHSGLQPYNCSECGRAFRTATLLAGHRLRKCKNAAYLCIKCGNSFPTSLDKFRHHCPKRGRNYDCAHCGKSFQKSNSLKEHLLTHVQSRLFKCSHCGVGFSGIGDLKYHQQVDHDKPYQCKQCGKSFISSKCLTKHQQRHEEVGEMEPAKLMSGGKHRKSGSAYRTSSASMSSRKTSVKAVYPRGRVTHNCPLCGRSFKYRFEFLEHQRFHTAVKPYKCSQCGKAFRTEAHLSRHRKRKCKNASHICTKCGCQFRSLHERVRHQCVQLLTKYECSHCGKTFKMAHLLRNHQLSEHQLPYSPNHRFRCRYCDETFPGISELKYHQGVDHEKPYQCQECGKCFLSEKCLANHELRHSDDRPESCLVCGRGFRNRYDLKQHMRTHTGERPYQCTHCSQCFSTAGGLRSHTRVHTGEKPHVCPDCGKAFSQMGAMRTHRLTHTGERPFKCTVCGKGFTMAHKVTVHMRVHTGERPYVCSQCGKAFSDGSVLKQHMLNHSGVRPYHCQICPKTYTCLNHLRRHLKSHSNMN